A genome region from Salvia splendens isolate huo1 chromosome 19, SspV2, whole genome shotgun sequence includes the following:
- the LOC121778613 gene encoding probable disease resistance protein At1g58390: MCLRSIVNGLPDEENGSRLLLAQALVDYVHKMRFLDATKSRQLFSKTIFSGNTLKGENQFPTEFKSMARQLLAECGGLPLAIKYVGRQLAEKRQAGSEWEHILESFDFDAILVSCFLRLAFFKQNTTVRTEKLMILTWAAGGIASEEEITQSLHQMVKELIVEVNDFPIKRFCVNPLLHKLSTKKAVEELGFQIARNNVTSRSSQTPLHRAIYCSRDRLVYSDNHDKLFVSLFFRGDGHLDASPSYWQNFQLLKILDLEDFGIKILPESIGTKILGIEKQLHTRAATVVGVLEDLDIALNCMVEVPDIIWEMSSLRRLYMTNIIFREPLFLFVLGVESLTYVSAENWTCAEWWPLTTKLRKLGIEIEESSNIGGILFALSNKMKELNYLSLRGSRFKSMPTDGIPSCLVTLKLDGRLAGLSNMPL; the protein is encoded by the exons ATGTGCTTGAGATCTATCGTCAATGGTCTTCCGGATGAAG AGAATGGGAGTAGATTGTTGCTGGCACAAGCACTCGTCGATTACGTTCATAAGATGAGATTTTTGGATGCTACAAAGAGCAGGCAATTGTTTTCGAAAACAATATTCAGTGGAAACACATTAAAAGGTGAGAACCAATTCCCAACTGAATTCAAGAGTATGGCAAGGCAGTTGTTGGCAGAATGTGGTGGTCTTCCATTAGCTATAAAATATGTGGGAAGGCAGTTAGCTGAAAAGAGACAAGCAGGGAGTGAATGGGAACATATTCTTGAATCCTTTGATTTTGATGCCATATTGGTGTCATGTTTCTTGCGTCTCGCCTTCTTTAAGCAAAACACAACTGTGAGGACAGAAAAGTTAATGATACTGACATGGGCTGCAGGAGGAATCGCCTCAGAAGAAGAAATTACACAGTCTTTACATCAAATGGTTAAAGAGTTGATTGTTGAAGTGAATGACTTTCCGATAAAAAGATTTTGTGTCAACCCTCTACTACACAAGCTATCCACCAAAAAAGCAGTGGAGGAATTAGGGTTTCAGATTGCAAGGAACAATGTAACCAGCCGATCGTCTCAGACTCCGCTCCATCGTGCTATCTATTGCAGCAGGGACAGGCTCGTTTACTCCGACAACCATGATAAACTTTTTGTTTCTCTCTTCTTCCGTGGAGATGGTCACTTGGATGCCAGTCCGTCTTATTGGCAGAATTTTCAGCTACTTAAGATACTCGACTTGGAAGATTTTGGGATCAAGATATTACCAGAGAGTATCGGCACTAAGATACTTGGGATTGAGAAACAATTACATACAAGAGCTGCCACGGTCGTTGGGGTGCTTGAGGATCTTGATATAGCTCTAAACTGTATGGTGGAGGTGCCGGATATTATATGGGAAATGAGTAGCCTACGCCGCCTCTACATGACTAATATCATTTTCCGAGAGcctttgtttttatttgttttgggtgTTGAGAGCTTAACCTACGTCTCAGCTGAGAATTGGACATGTGCTGAGTGGTGGCCGTTGACGACTAAACTCCGGAAACTAGGGATTGAAATTGAGGAGTCGTCAAATATAGGAGGTATCTTGTTTGCCTTGTCTAATAAGATGAAGGAGCTTAACTATCTATCATTAAGAGGGTCTCGTTTCAAGAGCATGCCCACCGATGGTATTCCTTCTTGTCTCGTTACACTTAAATTGGATGGACGCCTCGCCGGTCTCAGTAATATGCCTCTGTAA
- the LOC121779134 gene encoding probable disease resistance protein At1g58390 — protein sequence MGEIKSGYRSSLHYFTCDIVDMVREALSLCTKGDNASFLTRSIVEVRLRMFKLGDDDAEAQRSQGCDDDADDEHVAGLEKDVELLLRRVVFNEEQGLQTSSVTGMVGIGKTTLARQVYNNPDVSLKQMLHQHLHGKRYFIVLDILRQEMCLQYLLACLPDEDNESRLLLTSQTCYGEGIIYYNYEVIPLDAVSSWQLFLKTISSGNENKFPKQLEEKGREILNTQCCGLPLAIEDVGRQLSVGE from the exons ATGGGAGAGATTAAATCTGGATATAGGAGCAGCCTGCACTATTTCACATGTGACATTGTTGATATGGTACGCGAAGCCCTGTCCCTGTGCACCAAGGGTGATAACGCCTCTTTCCTCACTAGATCTATCGTTGAGGTGAGACTGCGAATGTTCAAATTGGGAGATGATGATGCGGAGGCGCAGAGATCACAAGGCTgtgatgatgatgctgatgatgAACATGTGGCGGGATTAGAGAAAGACGTGGAATTGTTGCTTCGTAGAGTGGTTTTTAATGAGGAACAAGGCCTTCAGACTTCTAGCGTCACAGGCATGGTTGGTATTGGGAAGACGACTCTTGCTAGACAAGTGTACAACAATCCTGACGTT AGTCTCAAACAGATGCTTCACCAACACTTGCATGGAAAACGATATTTCATAGTTCTCGACATCTTGCGCCAAGAAATGTGCTTGCAATATTTATTGGCATGTCTCCCGGATGAAG ATAATGAGAGTAGATTGCTACTCACGAGCCAAACTTGTTACGGAGAAGGCATCATTTATTACAATTATGAGGTGATTCCTTTGGATGCTGTTAGTAGCTGGCAATTGTTTCTGAAAACAATATCCAGTGGCAACGAGAACAAGTTCCCAAAGCAGTTGGAGGAAAAGGGAAGAGAGATACTGAACACACAATGTTGTGGTCTACCATTAGCTATAGAAGATGTTGGTAGGCAGCTAAGCGTCGGGGAGTGA